A single region of the Dryobates pubescens isolate bDryPub1 chromosome 11, bDryPub1.pri, whole genome shotgun sequence genome encodes:
- the LOC128897540 gene encoding LIM homeobox transcription factor 1-alpha-like, whose amino-acid sequence MLDGLKMEESLQSALDPAAPFSSLLGRAATPRSVCEGCQRVISDRFLLRLNDSLWHEQCVQCASCKEPLQTTCFYRDKKLYCKLDYEK is encoded by the exons atgctggaCGGGCTGAAGATGGAGGAGAGTTTACAGAGTGCCCTGGACCCCGCggctcccttctcctccctgctgg GCAGAGCCGCGACCCCCAGGTCGGTGTGCGAAGGGTGCCAGCGAGTCATTTCGGACCGGTTCCTGCTGCGTCTCAACGACAGCCTGTGGCATGAACAGTGCGTTCAGTGTGCGTCCTGCAAGGAGCCCCTGCAGACCACTTGCTTCTACCGCGACAAGAAACTCTACTGCAAGCTGGACTATGAGAAGTAG